In Rutidosis leptorrhynchoides isolate AG116_Rl617_1_P2 chromosome 6, CSIRO_AGI_Rlap_v1, whole genome shotgun sequence, the DNA window atccgttTACTTTTTTCTCATCTATATCCATATTCATATgcatttagtttcaggtcatctatatatatatatatatatatatatatatatatatatatatatatatatatatatatatatatatatatatatatatatatatatatatccattggattaagcgggttaatgaatatccaatggatattaaaaaaatgttataataatttctaatatacgattaaaataaaaagttattatatcaaaaataaatataaatgacatAATTAAAGTCTATCGATAAGAATATGTTATCTTTGTCGAAGATATAccaaaatttgttaaatttactataaAACATAGATTATAAAAAAGTAAATAAGAaattgtaagtttattttgttaaatatacttgttttattgtaatatattatagtttaTCATAGGattataaacaaaaatataaatataaatctaatGATAAAAgaacttgtaatagtaaatatgtaggcatatatctatatttatatatttatatatgtatttcgagTGGTAATGGATATATACATGGACGAAACTTTTCATCTATGTCCATATCTATATCTATTTagattcatccatatccatatccatatccatatccatttagttttatctatccatatccatttagttttatcTATATTCATTACGAAACAGGTGAATCGAGTGGATATTCACCGGATCAGGTGGTCATTGACATCTCTACTACAACAAGCCATCCCTACCACGAGTATTTCATTTatttttctcaaaaaaaaaaaaaaaaaaaaaaaaaaaaaaactaacagaAGGTAATTTAAGAAATTAACGTGGATTTATCAAAATAATCATTGAAATATCAACTACCAAACAAAATAGGACTTTAAAAAGGATGAACAAAAAAGAATTGAAATCGAAAGCTACACCTTATTTGGTGAGGTCAGCATGGTCATTGGATTCTGTTTTCTCGGTAGTGCTCCCTCCAAATCCGGTGATTCTTTGCCGCCATAGAGCTCCGGTGAGTAGTCTGATCCTAACCCTAACAAACAAACAGCACCGCATCTATTGATACCTATTATTATCTTCATTCAAGTTTTTGCTGATTAAACCGTCATTTATGTTTAATAGGGTTTACATTATTAGTTCTTAGTTTGCTGAGATTCAAAGGTTTTTGCTGTGATCCTGAACTGGTTGTTAAATTTTGATTCTCACCAGCTAAGAAACTGTAATGTTTATCTTCTACTGGATTGATTATTAATCGTATAAGGTATCATCATAGCTCATATATTTACAAAGATTTTGGTAATGGAGTGATTACTCTTATGCAttctcgatttttttttttttttttataacatagaAAGGAAACCGACATATTAAAAAATAATAGTGATTCTCGAGTTTTAATTTTAAATAGAAATAAATAGAAAGGAGAAGACGGTATAGGATTAGAAAGGATAGTACAATTATATTTTTTTAACAACACTCTCTGCCTATATTTGGACGGACGGATTACGAAGGATAGTAAAACACTCTCATCCCATTTCTTTTCCACTCCTTTCCGCTGAAAAATAAACTCGAGAATACTTAGGAATTATGAAAAGCGTAAGTTCAAAAATTGAATCTTAGATAAATGAAGCTTTCTTGACTTTATTTTTCATAATTCCTAAGTATACAAAGCGTAAGTTCAAAGCGTAAGTTGGAATGAAGCGTAAGTTCAAAACTTGAATCTTAGATTGATGAAGCTTTCTTGAACAAGGAACCTAAAAGTTGGAATGAAGTTTTACCCTCATGTGCACATCATGTAGGTAACTTAACGGCTTTTGTTTTAGTCTATTGTGGGGTGCTTTGTGGCTCGGCTCGCCTTGCCTCACCTTTAGATAACTCGTTTGGTTTGGTTGTTTTTGTCATGTTTCCTTTTGTTTTCTAATTGGGAGGCAAGCGCGGGTTCTTCGTGTTGTTCTTTTGTTGATTGCTTTCATCTTCGTTGAAAGCTTCCTGGTTATATACAGTTTTTCGGTTTTTCGCCACAAAAAAGTAATAATGACTTCCACGTAATTATGGTAAACCACAGCGAGATGATAAAAAAAACTTTTGGGACTGGGTGATAAAGAAATGACTGTATGATACTGATTAATAATGCAGATATTATCTATAATTTACAGTTATTTGTCACAATATGATTGAAAGTGACTAAATTAAGTGGTTTGTTATACATGAATGGATCATATAGCTGCAACACTCCTTAAAGGTCTAAGTCTTCGTCTTCTTCGCAATATTTATTATCCATCCACCTCACATTTTCTATACCTTGACTATCCCTACTATAATTAATTGCTTCTAACTATAAGGGCTGACTTGTCAAAAGTAAGTTTCAAATAATGCTAACAAACGTGTGATGAAATATTCGCAAAGAACACATGATAACTAAGAGTATACAAGTTTCCGAGTACGCGTACGAATATAGTATTAGTGTACGTATTATATTAATTTCCTTTTTAATTTATAAATCGTCACATCATAAAGAAGAGTACACTTATTGGATTAACATTGATCGACAGCGACAGCGACAAGTTGTTTTGTAGTGTTCAAAATGCATAAATAGTAGAAGACTCGTTAAGCTATAGCTACTACTACTGATATTCAATCGCTTAATTAGCTGTTTGATCAATAATACATGTATGTATCTAGATTAAAAAAACAATTATAGATTGATCAAGCAACATGTTGGTTATAATTCTGATAGTTGCGTTACTCCCCTTTGGTTTTGCTTCAATGGACACATCGTGTCTTCCAACTGACGAAGGTTTATGTCATCTCTCATTTACTATATTTGTAACTAattattatgatttttttttttttttgattattaACTGTTTATATTTCTTTTTTGAAAGTGGATGCATTGAGTGTTATCGGAAGGAAGTTAGGTAAAGATTGGAATTTCGAAGGGCCGTGTTGTAGTTGGATCACTACTAAAACTAGATATTACGTCGATAGCATCCTTTGCAACGTTAACTGTGGATCCAATACAACTTGCCATGTTGTTAGCATGTAATTTCTACTTTTCACCTTTTCGATTGAATACTGCTGAAGATATTTACCAAACAGCTTTTTGATCGAATTATGTTTTGCGAAAGTGGCTACTAGCTAGAGTTAGAAAAGCAGTCAGCTTTCATTTGGTCTTAATACATAGCTAGATATTTTAATAAAATTTTGAATTTAAGTGTTTCTTGTATCGAGTAGCTGGATGCTGATAGATCTACTGCTTTAGATGTCGTTCCAAAATCGGTGCTAACGGTGTTATGCAGAATATAGGAATTACGTATAAATATGCAATTGATCATTGTACAAAACATCAGCATATTCTCCTGCTTTTTATAAATAGCCCACACATACTAACTTATCagaggtttttgtttttgtttttgttttttttgaaaggcaaaataaTAATAGAGGATTGGAACTTATCAGATTTAATAACGTATATTTATTTCAAGACAAATGAAAAAGATCAAATATAAAGATGTTATAATTATGGAATATTGTTTTGGTTTATAAATGCAGAAGTCTGAAAGGACAAAGCCTACCGGGCACTCTTCCACCGGAACTCGTCAAACTTCCCTACCTACAAAACATGTACGTATATTCCTTTCTTGCTTTTGTTGTTAATTACTTTATTATCTTGTGTAAACTGTGTGTAATATTTAGTACGTGACTGacgtaattatatatgtatttttttacaTGTACAGCGACTTAGCTCGCAACTTTCTGAGTGGTACCATCCCTCCAGAATGGGGTTCCATGGAGCAACTTTTAAACATGTACATACTTGTTTCAATTCCTTCTTCATACTCTTCAGCTTTTCTTTTGGCATTTTAAAGTATTAGTTGGTTAATGTTAGTATGTCTTAATATCGACGCTGCCCAACCATGTTAATCTTTTGTAATCTTGTCGTTGTTAATTTATTGGTTTCGTTTAAATTTTTCCTAAACTAAAAATTCATGTTTACATTTCTGCAGAAGTCTTCTTGGGAATCGTTTGAATGGATCAATCCCAAAGGAACTCGGAAATATCAGTACACTGACTACTTTGTAATGTTTCATCTTTTGTCAGAAATTTAGCACAACAACATAATTGTCTTAGTTATCTATCGGTAAAAACAACCTAACATAAATTTAATATCACACATCAATTGTCAATGACCACTCAATATGAATTGGATCAATCATATAACCCTAAACAATAGTGGACCTTTTGATTAAGCACAAAATTAATAACTCAATGATAATTAGAATTACCATGATAATTGTCTTAGTTATCTATCCGTAAACGGATGCGGTTTTCCTTGTTTAGGCTACCCGGGGAAGGATGTATGTGGCCAATCTGGTATTATGTGACCGTTTTAGACTCTTTTCCCTGGCCACTGAGCTATCTTGGGTTATCCGTTACATAACATAATATCACAATCACTTGTTTGTTTTTTCAACTCTTTTGATGTTTATGGATTGATCAATTGTATTGTTGATTAGAACGGTAGAGGACAATCAGATGTCTGGAATAATTCCCGAGGAGCTTGGGAATTTTGCAAGCATTCAGAGATTGTAAGATCGCCCGCAGTATATGAATTTTGTATCGACTTTCTAAAATAGCCACCAGTGTTTCATTGTTGTCATTTATTTATTGTAGACTTCTGAGTTCCAATTACTTTACCGGTGAGTTGCCTGCATCGTTCGCAAGATTGACTAAAATGATGGAATTGTGAGCTCTACTATCTTGTTGGATTTTATTATTAGTTAGTATAATCCTTAATTTAAGGACTACATATAACATATATCACCGATTATTTCAAATTTCTTCAGTGGGCTTGGTGGCAACAATTTCTCTGGAAAGATACCCGATTTCATAGGGAATTGGACAAATCTCACAAGCTTGTGAGATTTTCGATTTTTGTTCCATATTGCATTTgtgatacacacacacatatatgtataatgtagtgtgtgtgtgtgtgtatatatatatatatatatatatatatatatatatatatattagttgctTTTAACTGAAGTTTATAAATGGCAGAAGGATGTATGGCAGTGGTTTGGAGGGGCCAATACCACCTAGCATAACTCTTTTGAGCAATTTGAGTGACTTGTCAGTAATTTTTCTATAAATATTAATTTATCTATatgcattattattaataaagagtaTCTTTATTGATCGAGTGAATTAAGAAATGCAGGCGTATCAGCGACTTGAGAGGACCAGACACAGTTTGTCCACCCTTCAGCAATATAACGCCTTTTATAACCCTGTAAGTTTAATCTCATCTTTTACATGTGTGTTACCACTTTCTTTTTTTTTATGTACATATTCTAAACTTAATGTGCCTACAGGATCTTGAGGAGTTGCAATCTAATCGGCAGCCTACCAGAACCAGCTCCAAGTGTTACACAAATCCTGTTAGTAACTTAATTTACATGTTCCTCAAATTTTATACGTGCCTATTAAAGATAATCTCTTTTAAACGAGTTCTTACAAGTAATTTATATGTAGTTCAGTTAGTCACAATTTTAATTTATATCACGACATCATTGTTTATGCTACTCCTTCAGAGACTTCAGCTTCAACAAGTTCAATGGGTCCATTCCTGAAGATTATGATGCTCTAGAGCAAACAAACTACATGTAAGCATCTTGTATTATTATAGACAATCGGTTTACGAACTAATGATGATCTTTATACTAGATCTCTTTTTCTCTTATTTATTTACGGTGAGTAGTGACACCTTGTTAATTTACTATTTTGATTTTCAGTTATCTTACTGGGAACCGACTATCTGAAAGTGTGCCTGATTGGATGCTCACTCTAGGAGAGACCATGTAAGTTATATATCTACCGTAAAACTTGTAAAATCAAAATAAGATGTGAAGGTAAAAATTGATGTTGTGAACTTGTACAAGTCATATGATAAACACGCTCTCGTGCTTGGTTTTGAAATATAACGAATAATAATACTGCAGTGATCTGTCGTACAACAATTTTACTTATGATAGCTCAAAGGGTTTATTTTGTCCAAAACGGGACACGTAagttcatttccttatttccacaacatACATGTTTCTTATTATTATCAGCTAAATGTTGCGGTTTTGTTGTGTTTGATAGAAACTTGTTTCAATCATTTTCAACAGATAACATTTCGTAAGTTTGTCTTTCTCGATTCTTTGATCCATATATATACTTGCTAATTTGTATATTTCTTTGTGTCTTACTCTTTCTATTTTCATTCTGGTATTATTTTCCAGTAAAAAGGCCGAATGTTTGACGGATATTGTATGTCCTAGAAGTAAGTTAAAGTTCCCTATTGTTTTATCATACACTGATAAAGATTTATTACATATTACTAGTTTTATTTGTCGATTAGATTCGTACTCCTGGTATATAAATTGTGGTGGGAATACACAATTGGTTGGAGACAAGCTATATGAAGGTGACATAGACCCCAAGAGTGGTTTCTTATTAACTGATAATCGATGGGCATTTAGCAATACAGGGAGCTTCTTAGATGACAGTAACCTTGACAGTTATACCGAGACTAATCTTACTGGGGTCCCACTGAAATACTCTGAGTTGTACGCAACTGCACGAGTCTCTGCTTTGTCTTTGACATATAATGCTTTCTGTATGATGAACGGAAACTACACCGTAAGCCTCCACTTTGCTGAGATCGTTTTTACTGATGATGGTACATATACCAGCCTTGGGAGACGCGTATTTGATATCTACATACAGGTATATTCTTGTAGATATTATGATGGAAAGATTTTAAGTATTGAATGTTTCTGGAAATATCTGGATTGGACGCGTTGGGTAATGGGTCGAAACACTGTTAACACATGTTGAGATGGGCTGGATTGGGTTGACCCACTAAAGGTTTATGAATCGTGCTTACTCGTTCTCATCATATGGAATTATAGAATTATAGAATACAAGAATACAACTACCTTCCTCTATTATAGTATGCGATAtgctaaataatactccgtatcctATTAATATATACAATTTTAATACTATATATACATTACTGATTACTCGGCTATATACCACTGTATATTAATGATGTACTCTGTAATATATGCCTGCTGTCACCCACCAGCTCTTATTGTCTATTTTTAATCCTTTCTAAACAAAAATAATGAATGCATCAttagtctttaatacaaaaacaatatTATTACAATTTACATTTACAATGGCAATTAAAATCTATGTAAAAAATGATTTTGGAGTTTGTATGCGTTGAGAATTCAACTTTGGGTGTTCAACCCATTCATCTATTTTTTAGTTGTCATAACCCATTTGACAGGTAATTGATATAAGACACAACCCAAGTCGGCTCATGTACATCTAAGTGTGTCGAAATGGCTCATGTACATCTAAGTGTGTCGAAATGGTCATATATGTACATCTAGTTCCTCTTTAACGGCTAAGTTTTGcattatatacacggtttgtggaTATGGCAGGGTGACCTGGTGGAGAAGGATTTTGACATTAGTGAGAAAGCAGGAGGGGTTCGAAAAGCCATCGTGAAAAATTATACAGCAGATGTTATCGCTAGTAGTTTAGAAATTCGACTCTATTGGGCTGGAAAAGGAACAACCAATCTCCCATTTCGAGGAGTATATGGTCCTCTCATTTCAGCTATTTCTGTAAATCCAAGTAAGTTATTATTAACCTCCAATGCCTTTGTGATTAATATCATGGTTTGGAGTTAATGTACTTTTTGTAACAATACTAATAGTGCAGTACGACATTAAGAACGCCTATTGTTGTTCCATTGTTCTCCTTAAGTAACAATTGTTTCTAATCTCATATCAATTATTCAGATTTTTTGGTTCCAAATGAAGTTGAGGAAAATGATAAAGGTGTTTCTAGAGGGACTGTGGCTGCAATTGTGGTTGGAGTAGTTTGTGGTGTTGTCCTAATTCTAGGTGTTCTATGGTGGTGGGGTTATTTACGACAAAGAGATACTAATGAACTAGGTATTTACATGCTAAGCCCGTAATCTGGACATGGCAAACTGGGCAGGTTGAAAGGGGTCTTAATACGTTTGGGTGTATCGGGTCATTTTGTAATATGGGTCAGGTGGACCCACAAACACTTTTATTCATTTTTACCAAGGGTCTTTTGAGATTAAACACGACCCGAATCACCCCATTTGTAAGTAAGTGGGTTCAAATTTCCATGCCTACGCTACTCTTTAGATTCTGTTAGCATCTTTTTACATGTTCTCAATCTCATTTGTCGTTCAACAGAGCTGAATGGAATCATTGGCTCATTTACATTGAGGCAAATAAAAAACGCAACTAACAACTTTGATGTCACCAATAAGATTGGCCAGGGTGGTTTTGGTTCCGTTTACAAGGTAATCTATTGTAGATTCGTAATTACTGAATCTGTTACATAGTTTTTCCACTAAGTTAAAAAGTTGATTATTTGTTGAAGGGAGTAATGCCAGATGGCACGTTAATAGCAGTGAAGCAGCTTTCCTCCAAATCAAGGCAAGGAAATAGGGAGTTCTTAAACGAGTTAGGCATGATTTCAGCTTTGCAACACCCACATCTTGTGAAGCTACATGGATGTTGTATCGAAGGAAATCAGTTGTTGCTAGCGTATGAATACATGGAAAATAACAGTCTTGCCCGTGCTTTATTTGGTAAAACGTTATGCTTTTCGTTCATAAATATCCCTTGATATTCTGGAAAATTGCTACATTTTCCTTCTTCAATCGGTACTCTAAAAGAGGGACATCTCAAGGTAGAGGTGGAATGTGGGTGGGTCAGACATGTTGGGTAAATGGGTAGCCGCATGAGGTAGTAAGTGGCCAGGTCATGCAGGTTTGGTAATGGTTAAAATGGTGTCCGGTTTTAACTGGCTGTTTTAGTACATGTAAGGTTACGTTCGGTTGACCCTAAACAGTTATTTGCATTATTTTTTTATAGAACCATTATAATATGATTACAGAACTATGTAACCTCAGTAATTATCTAATTGCTTATGTAAAACAATTTGGATACAATAAGCATTTAAATTACCCTTTAGGCGATGCTTTTATCAGGGAACAAATGCTTCTAAGTGGGATTATGATTGCATAGTTGTAGGCATTTAGTTATCATTTTGCTGAACTATTTTTATATCGTGGATTGAAGGACCTGAAGAACATCAGTTGGAACTTAATTGGGCAACACGATACAGAATTTGCATTGATATAGCGAGAGGGTTGACTTTTCTCCATGAGGAATCACAATTAAAGATTGTGCACAGAGACATCAAAGCCACTAACGTGTTACTCAATGAAAATTTAAACGCCAAAATTTCGGATTTTGGTTTGGCTAAGCTTGATGAAGAGGATGACACCCATATAAGCACCCGTATTGCTGGCACTTAGTGAGTTGTTTAACTATCCCTGTAGTTTATTACACATTGATTTCCCGGTTAAACTATTATTCAAAACTGGAGGTACAAAATGGGCTGGTTGGGTAAAGGGTTGAAAGCagcaacaaaaataaaaaaaataaaaaaattgtctTTTGTTAACGGAGGTGAGAAATGGGTCTTCATCTTTCTGTTTTAGTTATTTTGTTGTAAATAGTTATGCATTAAAACCAAGTAGACCCATTCATAAGTAAATGGCTTGAAACTGTTACCTctaattttttttaaaggcaaggccCCAAAGTGTAGTCAGTGGAGATTGAACCTAGGTCTCCTTTGGAGATTCCCAAGCATCCAACCACTAGACCACCCCTTGGGGTTGTTACCTCTATACTAATtctatactaataattataacatcAAATTTCAAAACATCTCGTCTACATATTTCAGTGGATATATGGCTCAAATAAATGGGTTGAAACTGTTACCTCTATtctattctaattctaataattataacaTCACACTTCAAAATATCTCTTGTCTACAAATTTTAGTGGATATATGGCTCCTGAATACGCGTTGCGTGGTTACCTCACGGATAAAGCAGACGTCTATAGCTATGGAATTGTCCTGTTAGAGATTGTGAGCGGAATGGCTAACGTTTCTGACAGGTCAAAGGAGAATCAGTTTGTTCTTCATGATAAGGTAACATTAACTTTTCTAACTTATATGTTTGCATTTGTTCATCACATCCCTTATTGCTAAAGGGTGGCAAAGAAGAGATTAAAACTATGCATTAAAGCTATGGTTTGAGCAACTTTTGAACCTTTTACATATCAGATTTTTTATTTTTGCAACCCATTTGAGCTTATAATGATCAAAACACAAACCAACCTGACCCATTTCTACGTCTAAGTGATGATAAACTCAAAACTGTCATCTGAACTTAAATTTGTTGTTTCTTCATGTTAGGCCGTTGCTTTAAAAAATTCGGGTAATTTACTGGAGCTAGTTGATCCAAGGTTGGGTTCAGCATACGATTTACAAGAGATGATGACAGTTATAAATGTGGCTCTAGTTTGCACTGCAAGCTCTTCAGCCGACAGGCCCACAATGTCGTCAGTAGTTGGCATGCTTGAAAGCAGAATCTGTCCTGAAGAATTTGTTGCCGAACAAAGCCTCACAATGACCGAATACCATCGTGAGAAAATGATGAAACTACTTGGGAGTGCAAATGATAACCAAGTTCGGGAAACGTCATTCACATATACTGATTCTTCAACATCTGCTGTTGATCTGTACCCGAACGATCGTTTCAGTGAGTATATGTTAAAGAGGGGTGATTCAGAAAAGAGAACGATCGTTTCAGTGAGTATATGTTAAAGAGGGGTGATTCAGAAAAGAGGGATGATTCACAACAGTTATTACTTTAAAGGTGGTGCTCAAATCACTAATATGCTCCATTTGTCTTAAGACATTATGCATGTAATACATATGTTTCATTCCATTGTATTGAGTTTCCTTTGTAAAGGTTGCTCATCTTTACACCATCTAAGTTTTATAATGTTGTACATTATAAAGGTTAAATGTTTTGTTAGAGCATATTGTAAGTTCTTAGTTCATATCGAGTCTGTAACGTTTAATTCGGTCATTATGTTTGAACAATTGATGTAATCGGATGTTGAACATTGTGGTTATGTTTTGTTTGTGTTGCTTGAATGATTATTTGAATGTTGATATAACCGTTAGTCGTTTAGGTAACGAGATCGTTAAAGTTAAATGCAAAGTTAACTGACAAGGACATTCGCACGAATGACAGTTAATAGTACGAATGACAGACTCATTTGCACGAATGAGTTATGTCAGAGTAGTATTATGACAGATTGACCATTCGCACGAACGTGTGAGACATCCTTACGAATGTATTGACATTCGCACGGATGAGACTCTAGATAGAGGTTACAAGTTTCATTCACATGTACTCATTCTTGCAACCCTAGCGGCACCTAGTAGTATACAAATCGTTCATGAACATCCCAATACGAATAGCAACTCTAGGCATCGTTCTAATCTATTACGACATCAACAGGTTTCAACGGCGGAGCTAGTAGGGGGGCTTTGGGGTGCCAAGCCTCCCCTAATCGTATTTCTGTATGTCATATATAATTGTATTTTCAATGGAGAAAAAACGATTGTGGATATTTTAATTGGGAATCGCAGTTGGATTTAGTGAAAAGTCATCGGGAAGAAGATAGACCTTTTGTAACTCTTCATTTTAAGTCCTTAAACTATTATACTATATACTATCTTAGCCTCTTGAATTGATAGTATATCAATTTAACCCCAATTCATCATTAATCTTATTTATTAAATAGTCaaaatatcaataatcaataaccACCACATCGAACACCAATCTAACACATCGAATATCGGTTAAAAATTTTAGAAAATCAAATTGTTTAGAGTAGTTTAACATATATTCTTTATCGAATTTGTAATTAAATTGCTTTTTAAAGATAGAAGACATATTATAGAATATAGATTGAACAAGTTGTTAGTGAATTTGTATATATGTACAACTTTAAAGCAATGATTTTTGTCAGTAAGTCATATTTAGTttcaaactaattttttttatttattctaaATAAAAGTAAATTTGGACATTTGATTTTTTAAAAATTGTGACACTTCTTCATAAATGGTGTTTTTTTAGAATTATAATAGATGACACTATTTTACCATGTAGGTGGTCTAAACAAAACTGGATTATCCgcgaccgttttcaatttcttttctggatatttaaaatttaaatttgaGACCTCTTACAAATTTTCGAGGGGCACAAGCACTAAGCTATCACGTGTGATAatttaattagatatataatatcGTATTTTAATATTTGAATACTATTTTAAATATACGTAGCCCCCCTCAATCGAGATTCCTGGCTCCGCCTCTGACAAGTTTGATTTTATGATCCTGAAAGTCAACTTTTATTCGAATTAATAACTCGTTATGTTGAATTTTGCGTAATAGATCAAGTCTATGTTTGTTTCTAAGATCATTAGGTATAACATGTATAAATTGATAAGGTTGTTCCTTGCTCTCTAGGAAGCGGGGTATTTTCGCCTAACTAGGTTATCTCATAGCTACTTCGACACATTCCACTAGCCTCTTCATGGTGTTTTATAGTGGTATAAATTAAACGTTATAATATAAAGTTGTTCTTGTGCGGTCTAATCGGAgaagagagttttttttttttttttttttttttaagaatatgtTTAGTAATGTACTACTCCGTACTAAAAATGGGATATCCTTAAAAAGGAAATTGATATTTccacttttaaaattaataaatccaCTTAATCTACACATTAAATACTTGTACTGTACAAGTAATAATACATACTCCGTATTTTGTAGTTGATCTATCAATTTTTATATTAGTGGGTATATGACCATCCCTAAAAATGGTATACGAGTTATCACTCCTTTCTAAGCTcccatcaatttttttttattcaaaTATGATATTATCTACTATGGTTTTtactcatatacatatacatatacattatattatattcaaTATTTCATACGCATGACTTATTAATTCTCCCAAGTAGAATTTTGAGTTTGTGACCGGCTTAGGACTCGATCGTTGACCACATCACTTGATTAGAAGTATTGTATAGCTCCATTTTACCGCCATTTTCAAATTCACAAAAGGCGAACGAGCAAGTGATACACAGCAAGAGCAAACTTTCGAATCTTCTTTTCAGAAAGTTAGATTTTATTTTGAGTTCATTATGTAGta includes these proteins:
- the LOC139851425 gene encoding probable LRR receptor-like serine/threonine-protein kinase At1g29720 isoform X4, yielding MLVIILIVALLPFGFASMDTSCLPTDEVDALSVIGRKLGKDWNFEGPCCSWITTKTRYYVDSILCNVNCGSNTTCHVVSISLKGQSLPGTLPPELVKLPYLQNIDLARNFLSGTIPPEWGSMEQLLNISLLGNRLNGSIPKELGNISTLTTLTVEDNQMSGIIPEELGNFASIQRLLLSSNYFTGELPASFARLTKMMEFGLGGNNFSGKIPDFIGNWTNLTSLRMYGSGLEGPIPPSITLLSNLSDLRISDLRGPDTVCPPFSNITPFITLILRSCNLIGSLPEPAPSVTQILDFSFNKFNGSIPEDYDALEQTNYIYLTGNRLSESVPDWMLTLGETIDLSYNNFTYDSSKGLFCPKRDTNLFQSFSTDNISKKAECLTDIVCPRNSYSWYINCGGNTQLVGDKLYEGDIDPKSGFLLTDNRWAFSNTGSFLDDSNLDSYTETNLTGVPLKYSELYATARVSALSLTYNAFCMMNGNYTVSLHFAEIVFTDDGTYTSLGRRVFDIYIQIHGLWIWQGDLVEKDFDISEKAGGVRKAIVKNYTADVIASSLEIRLYWAGKGTTNLPFRGVYGPLISAISVNPNFLVPNEVEENDKGVSRGTVAAIVVGVVCGVVLILGVLWWWGYLRQRDTNELELNGIIGSFTLRQIKNATNNFDVTNKIGQGGFGSVYKGVMPDGTLIAVKQLSSKSRQGNREFLNELGMISALQHPHLVKLHGCCIEGNQLLLAYEYMENNSLARALFGPEEHQLELNWATRYRICIDIARGLTFLHEESQLKIVHRDIKATNVLLNENLNAKISDFGLAKLDEEDDTHISTRIAGT
- the LOC139851425 gene encoding probable LRR receptor-like serine/threonine-protein kinase At1g29720 isoform X1; the protein is MLVIILIVALLPFGFASMDTSCLPTDEVDALSVIGRKLGKDWNFEGPCCSWITTKTRYYVDSILCNVNCGSNTTCHVVSISLKGQSLPGTLPPELVKLPYLQNIDLARNFLSGTIPPEWGSMEQLLNISLLGNRLNGSIPKELGNISTLTTLTVEDNQMSGIIPEELGNFASIQRLLLSSNYFTGELPASFARLTKMMEFGLGGNNFSGKIPDFIGNWTNLTSLRMYGSGLEGPIPPSITLLSNLSDLRISDLRGPDTVCPPFSNITPFITLILRSCNLIGSLPEPAPSVTQILDFSFNKFNGSIPEDYDALEQTNYIYLTGNRLSESVPDWMLTLGETIDLSYNNFTYDSSKGLFCPKRDTNLFQSFSTDNISKKAECLTDIVCPRNSYSWYINCGGNTQLVGDKLYEGDIDPKSGFLLTDNRWAFSNTGSFLDDSNLDSYTETNLTGVPLKYSELYATARVSALSLTYNAFCMMNGNYTVSLHFAEIVFTDDGTYTSLGRRVFDIYIQIHGLWIWQGDLVEKDFDISEKAGGVRKAIVKNYTADVIASSLEIRLYWAGKGTTNLPFRGVYGPLISAISVNPNFLVPNEVEENDKGVSRGTVAAIVVGVVCGVVLILGVLWWWGYLRQRDTNELELNGIIGSFTLRQIKNATNNFDVTNKIGQGGFGSVYKGVMPDGTLIAVKQLSSKSRQGNREFLNELGMISALQHPHLVKLHGCCIEGNQLLLAYEYMENNSLARALFGPEEHQLELNWATRYRICIDIARGLTFLHEESQLKIVHRDIKATNVLLNENLNAKISDFGLAKLDEEDDTHISTRIAGTYGYMAPEYALRGYLTDKADVYSYGIVLLEIVSGMANVSDRSKENQFVLHDKAVALKNSGNLLELVDPRLGSAYDLQEMMTVINVALVCTASSSADRPTMSSVVGMLESRICPEEFVAEQSLTMTEYHREKMMKLLGSANDNQVRETSFTYTDSSTSAVDLYPNDRFSEYMLKRGDSEKRDDSQQLLL